In a single window of the Plasmodium cynomolgi strain B DNA, chromosome 6, whole genome shotgun sequence genome:
- a CDS encoding WD domain G-beta repeat domain containing protein (putative) codes for KWIYFGSINNNCYLYNNFDDDLRNFAHEGVAGSSGVVGGSSRVGSVSSVGSVGSVSSVGGVGGVGGGSSRVSSVSAKISLQHLKHQKYTDTVTNIKFSKSYKYIALCIYNGDIYIYNNNNMNRSEILNYNITNFKQNINNSNSLLHIYNWNVDLSHFKKEEEWITEDMNFVNILTINDTNDKKDIEYFMFCPFNEEILLSIYLDSPNIYIWNIRQNTPISITYTVDIPTFINICNYDSNFYLIAGFHSGETHVYDYNVYSLKRRNESKKYESRVKCESSGVEGGRQHPTVLGNYSIKVTPEGCNGSGAQYHQQYQPHQPYQRQQSHPAQQSHPAQQIMNEELDNSNDVLCIDNNLANEIYVATHRNVIQICSVNNNSVISTYHNLHSDLVDYCLFNNKRNNIFASSSLDNSIIVYDYHCKKYINKFIVNYDFNKVDTNNQMEKGINFLKWINTNLLLFSSLNGNIYIYDIRSRQCIHQFYSHTDTIFNVHLSLHLYDQKNILSILTASDDRSSNMHFLDISSFI; via the coding sequence AAATGGATCTACTTTGGCAGCATCAACAACAACTGCTACTTGTATAACAATTTCGATGACGATTTGAGGAACTTCGCGCACGAGGGGGTTGCGGGGAGTAGCGGCGTAGTCGGGGGGAGTAGCCGGGTTGGCAGTGTTAGCAGCGTTGGCAGTGTTGGCAGTGTTAGCAGTGTTGGCGGAGTTGGCGGAGTTGGCGGGGGTAGTAGCCGGGTTAGCAGCGTCAGCGCGAAAATCAGCCTACAGCATCTGAAGCACCAGAAGTACACAGACACCGTGACAAATATTAAGTTCTCTAAGAGCTACAAGTATATCGCCCTGTGCATCTACAATGGGGATATTTACATCtacaacaataataatatgaacaggtcagaaATTCTAAATTACAATATTACcaattttaaacaaaatattaataacagTAATTCATTACTTCACATTTATAATTGGAATGTTGATTTGagtcattttaaaaaagaggaggaatgGATTACAGAGGACAtgaattttgttaatatccTAACCATTAACGATACGAATGATAAGAAGGatattgaatattttatgttttgtcCTTTTAATGAAGAGATTCTGTTAAGTATTTACTTAGACTCtcctaatatatatatatggaatATCCGTCAGAATACCCCTATTAGCATTACGTATACGGTGGATATTCCTacttttattaatatttgcAATTATGATAGCAATTTTTACCTGATTGCTGGTTTTCACAGTGGAGAGACGCACGTGTATGATTATAATGTGTACAGTTTGAAGAGGCGTAATGAGAGTAAGAAGTATGAGTCTAGGGTTAAGTGTGAGAGTAGTGGTGTGGAGGGCGGCAGGCAGCATCCCACCGTGCTTGGCAACTACAGTATTAAGGTCACTCCCGAGGGCTGCAACGGGAGCGGCGCGCAGTATCATCAGCAGTATCAGCCGCATCAGCCGTATCAGCGGCAGCAATCGCATCCAGCGCAGCAATCGCACCCTGCGCAGCAGATCATGAACGAGGAGCTGGACAACAGCAACGACGTACTCTGCATCGACAACAACCTCGCGAATGAAATTTACGTGGCCACCCACCGAAACGTGATTCAGATCTGCAGCGTGAACAACAACAGCGTCATCAGCACGTACCACAACCTGCACAGCGACCTAGTGGACTACTGCCTCTTCAACAACAAGCGAAACAACATTTtcgcctcctcctccttagACAACAGCATCATTGTGTACGACTACCactgcaaaaaatatattaacaagtTTATCGTGAACTACGATTTTAACAAGGTCGATACGAACaaccaaatggagaaggGAATTAATTTCCTCAAATGGATTAACACAAATCTGTTACTCTTTTCAAGTCTCAATGGGAACATATACATTTACGACATTCGATCTAGGCAGTGCATCCATCAGTTCTACAGCCACACGGACACCATCTTCAACGTGCACTTATCCCTGCACCTTTATGATCAGAAAAACATCCTCTCGATTTTAACCGCCAGCGACGACCGATCCTCGAACATGCATTTTTTGGACATCTCTTCGTTTATCTAG
- a CDS encoding hypothetical protein (putative) — protein sequence MSCYRIRRGQEYLLSLNRLVGRKSGVVGMAGMAGMAGMAGMARLLSSLGGRPPAVGGAPRGEEPTPKLGNVDGRSRDATNKLRETDDRSRDAAKQNSVVDPPGSVPSIQTDDDAVTKEIYDKILHEHKLLRVRGGRTSSDNRKKKTNSDMVTSARSTTSVDVHTSSMSEMGKEKVLSLVRSQSRGKIQIDAKNGEVEEGKEVLNGDPPVKIIKSQNHPIFIHLYKLATDAKYREKQEKILLTSKKIIQERQKNHIARIYTNSIQNLKDFRCFDNFILLSNKLLKRVAHLYSFKNGVLAEVGHTFHYDDVGLPRLALCFYEVNSGGGAVGVGVGSGRSGSGNGSGRGSGSGRGSGSGRGSGGDHPDVESPSFNRTAPPGGVSSSTQLLCNGDIGTLIRSCFLLKWQCVFNVEGLSHMQRGKGKGSKASSSSRGGNTEWPSATTARGPTTWKKRDINDIYNIDFFHPLTLRASAGHLLDIPYKKIAFTELHKYARENKILLLKYSIGGREGRNGDRDQESFCDSGGDLYVHYGSSSSEQMKPFLNLLAKAKGVFLLLDNCNNIEKKHPVVHRNYVHIGPNVADSNDDNTFDRVYYVNLVNNREKQPLDVVAAYSILMYILKANFFRQIPQSCYVCAE from the exons ATGTCGTGCTACAGAATTAGGCGTGGCCAAGAATACCTGCTGTCGCTGAACCGATTGGTAGGCAGAAAGAGCGGGGTGGTCGGGATGGCTGGAATGGCTGGAATGGCTGGAATGGCTGGAATGGCTAGATTACTGTCCTCCCTGGGGGGGAGACCCCCAGCGGTAGGGGGTGCACCACGGGGGGAGGAACCTACACCAAAGTTAGGAAATGTGGACGGCCGAAGTAGAGATGCCACGAACAAACTTCGAGAAACAGACGACCGAAGTAGAGATGCCGCGAAACAAAACTCAGTGGTAGACCCCCCAGGCAGTGTGCCATCCATCCAAACAGATGACGACGCAGTGACGAAGGAAATATACGACAAAATATTGCACGAACATAAGCTTCTCCGTGTCCGTGGAGGACGAACTAGCAGTGacaataggaaaaaaaaaacaaactctGACATGGTGACGAGTGCAAGAAGTACTACCTCAGTTGATGTGCACACGAGTAGTATGAGCGAAATGGGCAAAGAGAAAGTTCTGTCGTTGGTAAGAAGTCAGTCTCGAGGGAAGATCCAGATTGACgccaaaaatggagaagtggaagaaggcAAAGAGGTCCTAAATGGGGACCCCCCA gtgaaaataataaaatcaCAAAACCACCCCATTTTTATCCACCTGTACAAGCTAGCCACTGATGCGAAATATCGAGAgaagcaagaaaaaattttattgacTAGCAAGAAGATCATTCAGGagagacaaaaaaatcacattGCACGTATTTATACGAACAGTATTCAAAACTTGAAGGACTTTCGCTGCTTTGacaattttatccttttgtCTAACAAACTGCTCAAACGGGTTGCCCATCTTTATTCCTTTAAAAACGGCGTGCTGGCTGAAGTGGGGCACACGTTCCACTACGACGACGTGGGTCTCCCCCGCCTGGCCCTGTGCTTCTACGAGGTGAACTCGGGGGGAGGCGCAGTAGGAGTAGGAGTAGGCAGTGGTAGAAGCGGAAGTGGCAACGGAAGTGGACGTGGCAGCGGAAGTGGACGTGGCAGCGGAAGTGGACGTGGCAGTGGCGGGGATCACCCCGATGTGGAGAGCCCCTCCTTTAATAGAACAGCCCCCCCAGGAGGGGTATCATCATCGACTCAACTTTTATGCAACGGAGACATTGGGACGCTCATCCGGAGTTGCTTCCTGCTCAAGTGGCAGTGCGTTTTTAACGTGGAAGGACTGAGCCATATGCagagggggaagggaaaagggagcaaagcatcatcatcatcaagGGGAGGGAATACGGAATGGCCGAGTGCAACCACTGCACGAGGTCCTACTACTTGGAAGAAGCGAGACATAAAcgatatttacaatattgattttttccacccTTTGACATTGCGCGCCTCGGCGGGTCACCTGCTAGACATCCCCTACAAGAAAATAGCCTTCACCGAGCTGCACAAATATGCtcgagaaaacaaaatactCCTCCTTAAGTACAGCATCGGGgggagagaaggaagaaatggggACCGAGATCAGGAGAGCTTTTGTGACAGCGGAGGGGACCTGTATGTCCACTACGGTAGCAGCAGTTCCGAGCAGATGAAGCCCTTCTTAAATTTGCTGGCCAAAGCAAAGGGGGTGTTTCTCCTCCTGGATAATTGTAACAACATTGAGAAGAAGCACCCCGTGGTGCACCGCAACTATGTGCACATTGGACCGAACGTTGCCGATTCGAATGACGACAACACTTTCGACCGAGTCTACTATGTCAATTTGGTAAATAATAGGGAGAAGCAGCCCCTGGACGTCGTGGCGGCGTACTCCATTCTGATGTACATCCTCAAGGCCAACTTCTTCCGACAAATCCCGCAGTCGTGTTACGTTTGCGCGGAGTGA
- a CDS encoding hypothetical protein (putative) — IFTNFKTFLSDESQALVNDCKCNYIKTFEDIYNFRCVNNIQTLPEMNNDLGSTTTTIGGKDSEKVNSKGRCDVSWLSEEERRRKIFPCGLVSASIFNDKIRLSLNDKIFDIDKFPVLNYYDFFSYIKKHKKYASDYKVWIHTFSADYKNWFHPPMTSSFIKPYGVIFEDLQPGDNYQIEFTQNTWPAKHWKAKKSFQLVTLRAVGNSAYELAYSFFLLAIIYL; from the coding sequence ATTTTTactaattttaaaacatttcttTCGGATGAATCACAAGCCTTAGTAAATGATTGCAAGTGTAACTATATAAAGACTTTTGAagacatatataattttagaTGCGTTAATAATATACAGACTCTTCCTGAAATGAATAACGATTTGGGTagtactactactactattGGAGGTAAAGATTCAGAAAAGGTGAACAGTAAGGGAAGATGTGATGTTAGTTGGCTTTCTGAAGAagagagaagaaggaaaatttttccatGTGGGTTAGTTTCAGCTTCTATTTTTAATGACAAAATTAGGCTTTCTttgaatgataaaattttcgaTATAGATAAATTTCCAGTTTTGaattattatgattttttttcctatataaagaagcataaaaaatatgcatctgATTATAAGGTATGGATTCATACCTTTTCTGcggattataaaaattggtTTCATCCTCCTATGACTTCTTCCTTTATTAAACCATACGGAGTTATTTTTGAAGATCTCCAACCTGGGGATAATTATCAAATAGAGTTTACACAAAATACATGGCCTGCAAAACActggaaagcaaaaaaatcatttcaGCTGGTTACTTTACGAGCTGTGGGGAATAGCGCATATGAATTAGcttactccttttttcttcttgcaaTAATTTACCTC
- a CDS encoding hypothetical protein (putative) translates to RAPTKKKKAGHSNEVYPENEKNNYHDDDDQQQKQLGGRATMSCHFIRDYEMYHAEQKRPQLNDQAACPIRFIKKGDTADWDWPQRS, encoded by the coding sequence AGGGCtcccaccaaaaaaaaaaaagcaggaCATTCAAACGAGGTATACCCagagaacgaaaaaaataattatcatgatgatgatgatcagcagcagaagcagctTGGTGGAAGGGCCACTATGAGTTGCCACTTCATACGTGACTACGAAATGTACCATGCAGAGCAGAAAAGGCCCCAACTGAACGACCAAGCGGCTTGTCCCATAcgctttataaaaaaaggtgacaCCGCTGATTGGGATTGGCCCCAAAGGAGTTAA
- a CDS encoding adenosine deaminase (putative): MNILQEPIDFLKKDEIKNIDLSQMSKKERYKIWKRIPKCELHCHLDLCFSADFFLSCIRKYNLQPNLSDEEVLDYYLFAKGGKSLGEFVEKAIRVADIFHDYEVIEDLAKHAVFNKYKEGVVLMEFRYSPTFVAFKYKLDIELIHQAIVKGIKEVVELLDHKIHVALMCIGDTGHEAANIKASADFCLKHRADFVGFDHGGHEVDLKQYKEIFDYVRESGIPLSVHAGEDVTLPNLNTLYSAIQVLKVERIGHGIRVSESQELIDMVKEKNILLEVCPISNVLLKNAKSMDTHPIRQLYDAGVKVSVNSDDPGMFLTNINDDYEELYTHLNFTLEDFMKMNEWALEKSFMDSNIKDKVKNLYF, from the coding sequence ATGAATATCCTACAAGAACCCATCGACTTCCTCAAGAAGGATGAGATTAAGAACATCGACCTATCCCAGatgagcaaaaaggaaaggtaCAAAATATGGAAGAGGATACCAAAATGTGAATTACATTGCCACCTGGACCTCTGCTTCTCCGCAGATTTCTTCCTGAGCTGCATtcgaaaatataatttacaaCCCAATTTATCTGATGAGGAAGTATTAGATTATTACTTGTttgcaaaaggaggaaaatctTTAGGAGAGTTTGTTGAGAAGGCAATAAGAGTGGCTGATATATTTCACGACTATGAGGTGATTGAAGATTTGGCCAAGCATGCTGTGTTTAACAAATACAAAGAAGGAGTTGTCCTGATGGAATTCCGTTACTCACCAACCTTTGTTGCTTTTAAATACAAGCTGGACATTGAGCTGATTCACCAAGCTATCGTGAAGGGGATAAAGGAAGTAGTGGAGTTGTTAGACCATAAAATTCACGTAGCTTTGATGTGCATTGGAGATACAGGTCATGAGGCAGCAAACATTAAAGCATCTGCTGATTTCTGCTTAAAACATAGGGCAGATTTTGTAGGGTTCGATCATGGAGGACATGAAGTGGATTTAAAACAGTATAAAGAAATTTTCGATTATGTGAGAGAAAGTGGCATACCTCTTTCTGTTCACGCAGGGGAAGATGTTACCCTCCCAAATTTGAACACTTTGTACTCAGCTATACAAGTACTTAAAGTGGAAAGAATTGGACATGGAATTAGGGTATCTGAATCGCAAGAACTAATCGATATGgttaaggagaaaaatattttacttgaAGTTTGCCCCATTTCAAATGTGCTGCTGAAAAATGCCAAGTCCATGGATACGCATCCTATTAGACAATTGTACGATGCTGGAGTGAAGGTCTCCGTCAATTCGGACGATCCTGGAATGTTCCTTACCAACATCAATGACGATTATGAGGAGTTGTACACCCACTTGAATTTTACTCTCGAAGATTTTATGAAGATGAATGAGTGGGCTTTGGAGAAGTCCTTCATGGATTCGAACATAAAGGACAAAGTAAAGAACCTCTACTTTTAG
- a CDS encoding hypothetical protein (putative), which produces MKTHRLLEYVAVLYFVLTCLNRTDGQDAQNDRAGLAGLSDNVLVAFLLLVQLEVPNFLGNFSKKEKYEKVIDGAIYLFTKEVATEKQAQEQRGYTVQDVRHVITGLNSLLNDIKNGNESYFTWMELITNECWREENGCRALTTRSCALSVLNALPKKTLPVTCNSCIMYALNYALHSKGLFTNLLQIQNCNEESNLKLIYLSKDIGLVREHRLYLNSLESISVTKNVRSQVFILHIKNATHLVDILKTHGQEKFTQVMRDALMEVIKKSIETYMRHLKHNSSFNQNGVNEMKVDKANLISLTINGYLYMDQTIGEILRVRDFGLFFTENSLEQCVSMLTGRNLFVQVEMGTPGGGDVPGGEVPQNGDPFPIGNLLTLIEFELVLNSYLHFGENHFSKAVMLMKKVFYAEGKNENGVFNYGEDKAVREDGAARANGADRGDGAARADGRVVDNLLAIAKGGKLRRAPQGGHLRGAQQGGHSGHVAWRNHLSAAPTNEYRKQIEEFKRTQLELMDDQTIFVIMLVKSLPENKYTLMKNVIVDLLTKPVYSNSLKGFSYNDEKKVNKELIEVMGESYNDPINNLKRRTKHFGFRINKREIQAIEKLIQQGYKLTQIAFHNYSSIPLNSRKNIYSAVKMFSLFEHRVHYLTGWDAHILFSKRIYPEDMVEKNYNVYSYAQSGGNYWFIICCTVIPLLVIILLFLLYKYLFHDKLKFSCLFRNRKSKKRSHGSSGSALKYYRHLSGGVNLSSARRQHADRAELQHLLRRRKRRTEMEAKPRGRYGAKNGAKNGEKNEAKNSKKKGSSSSAKTDAKLDRISRAHRLARTGHGNEADGRNKFAETPHAGATKKRETKSSDFFMEEIQPNYDFE; this is translated from the exons ATGAAGACACACCGCCTGCTCGAATATGTTGCGGTTTTGTATTTCGTACTGACGTGTCTCAACCGA ACCGACGGGCAGGACGCCCAGAACGACCGAGCCGGCCTGGCCGGCCTGAGCGACAACGTCCTGGTggccttcctcctccttgtgCAGCTGGAAGTCCCGAATTTCCTGGggaatttttcgaaaaaggaaaaatatgaaaaagtgaTTGATGGAGCTATATATCTTTTCACCAAAGAGGTGGCTACAGAAAAACAGGCGCAGGAACAGAGGGGGTACACAGTCCAGGATGTCCGTCATGTCATCACGGGG CTGAACAGCCTCCTGAATGACATAAAAAACGGAAACGAAAGCTACTTCACCTGGATGGAATTAATCACCAATGAATGCTGGAGGGAGGAAAATGGTTGCAGAGCGCTGACCACGCGGAGCTGTGCGCTGTCTGTGTTGAATgctcttccaaaaaaaactCTACCAGTAACATGCAACAGTTGCATTATGTACGCATTAAACTACGCACTACACTCGAAGGGTTTATTTACAAATCTGCTACAAATACAAAACTGCAATGAAGAAAGTAACCTCAAATTGATATACCTCAGTAAGGATATCGGGTTGGTGAGAGAACATCGATTATACCTGAACAGCTTGGAAAGCATTTCTGTCACAAAGAATGTCCGAAGCcaagttttcattttgcatataaaaaatgcgaCACATTTGGTAGATATTTTAAAGACGCATggacaagaaaaattcaCACAGGTGATGAGGGACGCCTTGATGgaggtaattaaaaaaagcatagAAACGTACATGAGGCATTTAAAACATAATAGCTCTTttaatcaaaatggagtaaaTGAAATGAAGGTGGACAAGGCAAATTTGATCTCCCTTACGATAAATGGCTATTTGTATATGGACCAGACAATAGGGGAAATTTTGCGCGTGAGAGATTTTGGTCTGTTTTTTACAGAAAATTCTTTGGAGCAGTGCGTTTCGATGCTAACGGGGAGGAACTTGTTTGTTCAGGTGGAGATGGGGActccgggggggggagacgTCCCGGGGGGAGAGGTACCCCAGAATGGTGACCCCTTCCCCATTGGAAATCTGCTCACCCTGATCGAGTTCGAGCTTGTCCTCAACTCGTATTTGCATTTCGGGGAGAACCACTTCTCCAAAGCTGTGATGCTGATGAAAAAGGTCTTTTACgcggagggaaaaaatgaaaacgggGTGTTCAACTACGGGGAGGACAAGGCGGTCAGGGAGGACGGAGCGGCCAGGGCGAACGGGGCAGACAGGGGGGATGGAGCGGCCAGGGCGGACGGGCGCGTGGTGGACAACTTGCTGGCCATCGCGAAGGGAGGGAAGTTGCGCAGAGCCCCGCAAGGAGGTCACTTGAGAGGTGCCCAGCAAGGAGGTCACTCGGGACACGTCGCATGGAGGAATCACCTCAGTGCCGCGCCCACGAATGAGTACAGAAAACAAATCGAAGAATTCAAAAGGACACAACTGGAGCTGATGGACGACCAAACCATCTTCGTCATCATGCTGGTGAAAAGTCTCCCcgaaaataaatacacactGATGAAGAACGTCATCGTTGACCTGCTAACCAAGCCAGTCTACTCAAACTCGCTAAAAGGATTTTCCTataatgatgagaaaaaggtTAACAAGGAACTAATCGAAGTCATGGGGGAGTCCTATAACGACCCAATAAATAACCTTAAAAGGAGGACGAAGCATTTTGGATTCAGAATTAATAAAAGGGAAATCCAGGCCATCGAAAAATTAATACAACAGGGATATAAACTAACCCAAATAGCTTTTCACAATTATAGCTCCATTCCACTAAATAGTAGAAAGAATATCTACTCAGCGGTTAAGATGTTCTCCCTCTTTGAGCATAGGGTGCATTACCTGACTGGTTGGGatgcacacattttattttccaagAGGATATACCCTGAGGATATGGtggagaaaaattacaacgTGTACTCCTATGCGCAGAGTGGGGGCAACTATTGGTTCATTATATGCTGCACGGTCATCCCTCTCTTggtgattattttattattccttttgtACAAGTACTTGTTTCACGATAAGCTGAAGTTCTCCTGCCTCTTCAGAAATAGGAAGTCCAAAAAACGCAGTCATGGCTCGTCGGGCAGCGCGCTCAAGTACTATAGGCACCTCTCTGGGGGCGTGAACTTGTCCAGCGCGCGCCGACAGCACGCGGACAGGGCGGAGCTCCAGCACTTGCTGCGCAGGAGGAAACGCAGAACGGAGATGGAGGCAAAGCCGAGAGGAAGATAtggcgcaaaaaatggcgcaaaaaacggcgaaaaaaatgaggcaaaaaatagcaaaaaaaaaggttcaagTAGTAGTGCAAAAACGGACGCAAAACTGGACAGGATCAGCAGGGCGCACAGGCTGGCCCGTACAGGTCACGGCAACGAGGCAGATGGTCGGAACAAATTCGCCGAAACGCCGCACGCAGGAGCAACGAAGAAGCGGGAAACGAAGAGCAGTGACTTCTTCATGGAGGAAATCCAGCCCAACTATGATTTCGAATAG